DNA from Thermococcus argininiproducens:
AGTTCTTTGAGTTTATTCTCCAAATTAATTTTTGGGATCATAACATCACCTCTGGGCTTTTTAATGAGGCCCTTAGATAAATTAAAAAGAAAACCAAATAGACTAAATATATGCAATAGCCTCTATCTCAATTTTCACATTCTTTGGGAGTCTGGAAACTTCTATTGCAGCCCTAGCAGGTTTTGATTCACTGAAATACTGAGAATACACCTCATTCATTTCTGCAAAATCATCCATATCATCTAGATACACTGTAACTTTTACCACATTGTTCAATGTTCCTCCTGCCGCT
Protein-coding regions in this window:
- a CDS encoding RidA family protein; this translates as MKEIIFTEKAPKPIGPYSQAIKIGNFLFISGQIPVDPESGKLVEGGIRAQTHQVLKNIKAIVEAAGGTLNNVVKVTVYLDDMDDFAEMNEVYSQYFSESKPARAAIEVSRLPKNVKIEIEAIAYI